Proteins encoded together in one Quercus lobata isolate SW786 chromosome 3, ValleyOak3.0 Primary Assembly, whole genome shotgun sequence window:
- the LOC115982870 gene encoding probable serine/threonine-protein kinase PBL3 yields MGNCLDSSAKVDTAQSSHATSGSAVSKLSSKTSRSSGPSSLTIQTFSETSNASSLPTPRSEGEILSSPNLKPFTFNELKNATRNFRPDSLLGEGGFGYVFKGWIDENTFSAAKPGSGMVVAVKKLKSEGFQGHKEWLTEVNYLGQLHHPNLVKLIGYCLEGENRLLVYEFMPKGSLENHLFRRGPQPLSWAIRIKVATGAARGLCFLHEAKSQVIYRDFKASNILLDAEFNSKLSDFGLAKAGPTGDRTHVSTQVMGTHGYAAPEYVATGRLTAKSDVYSFGVVLLELLSGRRAVDKSKVGIEQNLVDWAKPYLGDKRKLFRIMDTKLEGQYPQKGAYTAATLALQCLSTEAKVRPKMAEVLATLEQLENSKNAGRTSQSEQHTGAPVRKSPMRPHNSPRNLTPGASPLPSYRQSPRVR; encoded by the exons ATGGGAAACTGCTTAGATTCTTCAGCTAAAGTAGATACAGCTCAGAGCTCTCATGCCACTTCTG GGTCAGCAGTCTCAAAATTATCAAGCAAAACCAGCCGTTCATCAGGTCCTTCCAGTCTGACCATTCAAACTTTCAGTGAGACGAGCAATGCTTCAAGTCTTCCTACTCCAAGGTCTGAAGGTGAAATATTATCATCTCCAAATTTGAAACCCTTCACTTTCAATGAGCTAAAGAACGCCACCAGAAATTTCCGCCCGGACAGTCTTCTCGGTGAGGGAGGATTTGGTTATGTTTTCAAAGGATGGATTGATGAAAACACTTTTTCAGCTGCAAAGCCGGGATCAGGAATGGTTGTTGCAGTCAAAAAGCTTAAATCTGAGGGTTTCCAAGGCCATAAGGAGTGGTTG ACTGAAGTTAATTATCTTGGCCAACTTCATCATCCAAATCTGGTTAAGCTAATTGGGTACTGTCTGGAGGGCGAGAACCGGCTATTGGTCTATGAGTTCATGCCTAAAGGGAGCTTAGAGAATCATCTATTTAGAA GAGGGCCACAACCACTTTCTTGGGCAATAAGGATCAAAGTTGCCACTGGCGCTGCTAGAGGGCTCTGTTTTCTTCATGAGGCAAAATCACAAGTCATATATCGTGACTTCAAGGCTTCTAATATTCTATTGGATGCG GAGTTCAATTCGAAGCTTTCTGATTTTGGTTTGGCAAAGGCGGGTCCTACTGGTGATAGGACTCATGTATCTACTCAAGTCATGGGCACTCATGGCTATGCTGCACCTGAATATGTTGCTACAG GTCGGCTCACAGCAAAAAGTGATGTCTATAGCTTTGGAGTTGTGTTGCTAGAACTATTATCTGGACGACGTGCTGTCGATAAGTCAAAAGTTGGTATTGAGCAGAATCTGGTAGACTGGGCAAAACCCTATTTGGGTGACAAACGGAAATTGTTCCGGATTATGGACACAAAGTTGGAGGGCCAGTACCCCCAGAAAGGAGCCTATACAGCTGCCACCCTTGCCTTACAGTGCCTAAGCACTGAAGCTAAAGTCAGACCTAAAATGGCAGAGGTATTAGCAACCCTAGAACAGCTTGAAAACTCCAAAAATGCAGGCAGAACCTCCCAATCAGAGCAGCATACAGGCGCACCTGTCAGAAAATCCCCTATGCGCCCACACAATTCTCCTCGAAATTTAACACCTGGTGCATCACCATTACCATCCTATCGTCAATCTCCTCGAGTACGTTGA